The following are encoded together in the Syngnathus typhle isolate RoL2023-S1 ecotype Sweden linkage group LG5, RoL_Styp_1.0, whole genome shotgun sequence genome:
- the egr3 gene encoding early growth response protein 3 isoform X2 has product MTGKVADKLPLTMSSLINSIPDSLYPEEDVPTSMNIFTSTESINHYSQMNAAGMGGEKGGGEIQYGSSFQSNRSGQTVTYLGKFAFDTPPSGGIGGSGWCSDNNIISLVSAGILGVSPSSGTVSAQTPSSAGGMGGQNSDMEQVYGPPLPAYSTCGDLYQDQVSFHHSPAGGTALAYPANDYHATSKGSMDGSLFSMIPDYNLFHHQGEVSVMEHKPFQTMDPIRVNPPPITPLETIRAFKDKQQIHPGFIGGGGGGQQHAPSHHPPPQTLTLKPIRPRKYPNRPSKTPVHERPHACPAENCDRRFSRSDELTRHLRIHTGHKPFQCRICMRSFSRSDHLTTHIRTHTGEKPFSCEFCGRKFARSDERKRHAKVHLKQKDKKAADKGNGVLGSHSSPPGSCGGPTMGPS; this is encoded by the exons ATGACCGGGAAAGTGGCGGACAAGCTTCCTCTTACCATGAGCAGTCTAATAAACAGCATCCCCGACAGCCTGTACCCAGAAGAGGACGTCCCCACCTCCATGAACATTTTCACCAGCACGGAATCTATTAACCACTACTCGCAGATGAACGCGGCGG GCATGGGAGGCGAGAAAGGCGGTGGAGAGATTCAGTACGGCTCCAGCTTCCAGTCCAACCGCAGCGGGCAGACCGTCACCTACCTGGGCAAGTTCGCCTTCGACACGCCTCCCTCGGGCGGCATCGGCGGCTCGGGCTGGTGCTCCGACAACAACATCATCAGCCTGGTCAGCGCGGGGATCCTCGGCGTCTCTCCGTCGTCGGGCACGGTAAGCGCCCAGACGCCGTCCTCGGCGGGCGGCATGGGAGGACAGAACTCGGACATGGAGCAGGTTTACGGGCCGCCGCTGCCCGCCTACTCCACCTGCGGCGACCTGTACCAGGACCAGGTGTCCTTCCACCACAGTCCCGCCGGCGGCACGGCCCTGGCGTACCCCGCCAATGACTACCACGCCACGTCCAAAGGCTCCATGGACGGCAGCCTCTTCTCCATGATCCCCGACTACAACCTCTTCCATCACCAGGGGGAGGTCAGCGTGATGGAGCACAAGCCCTTCCAGACTATGGACCCCATCCGGGTCAACCCTCCGCCCATCACCCCTCTGGAAACCATCCGAGCGTTCAAAGACAAGCAGCAAATCCACCCGGGTTtcatcggcggcggcggcggcggccagcaGCACGCTCCTTCCCACCACCCTCCCCCGCAAACTCTGACGCTCAAACCCATCCGGCCGCGCAAATACCCCAACCGGCCCAGCAAAACGCCCGTCCACGAACGTCCGCACGCCTGCCCGGCGGAGAACTGCGACCGGCGCTTCTCGCGTTCGGACGAGCTGACGCGCCACCTGCGCATCCACACGGGCCACAAGCCCTTCCAGTGTCGGATATGCATGCGCTCGTTCAGCCGCAGCGACCACCTGACCACGCACATCCGCACGCACACCGGCGAGAAACCCTTCTCCTGCGAGTTCTGCGGACGCAAGTTCGCCCGCAGCGACGAGAGAAAGCGACACGCCAAGGTTCACCTGAAACAGAAGGACAAGAAAGCGGCCGACAAGGGCAACGGAGTGCTCGGGAGCCACAGTTCCCCGCCCGGCTCCTGCGGAGGCCCCACCATGGGGCCCTCGTGA
- the egr3 gene encoding early growth response protein 3 isoform X1 — MTGKVADKLPLTMSSLINSIPDSLYPEEDVPTSMNIFTSTESINHYSQMNAADNIMDIGMGGEKGGGEIQYGSSFQSNRSGQTVTYLGKFAFDTPPSGGIGGSGWCSDNNIISLVSAGILGVSPSSGTVSAQTPSSAGGMGGQNSDMEQVYGPPLPAYSTCGDLYQDQVSFHHSPAGGTALAYPANDYHATSKGSMDGSLFSMIPDYNLFHHQGEVSVMEHKPFQTMDPIRVNPPPITPLETIRAFKDKQQIHPGFIGGGGGGQQHAPSHHPPPQTLTLKPIRPRKYPNRPSKTPVHERPHACPAENCDRRFSRSDELTRHLRIHTGHKPFQCRICMRSFSRSDHLTTHIRTHTGEKPFSCEFCGRKFARSDERKRHAKVHLKQKDKKAADKGNGVLGSHSSPPGSCGGPTMGPS; from the exons ATGACCGGGAAAGTGGCGGACAAGCTTCCTCTTACCATGAGCAGTCTAATAAACAGCATCCCCGACAGCCTGTACCCAGAAGAGGACGTCCCCACCTCCATGAACATTTTCACCAGCACGGAATCTATTAACCACTACTCGCAGATGAACGCGGCGG ATAATATCATGGATATAGGCATGGGAGGCGAGAAAGGCGGTGGAGAGATTCAGTACGGCTCCAGCTTCCAGTCCAACCGCAGCGGGCAGACCGTCACCTACCTGGGCAAGTTCGCCTTCGACACGCCTCCCTCGGGCGGCATCGGCGGCTCGGGCTGGTGCTCCGACAACAACATCATCAGCCTGGTCAGCGCGGGGATCCTCGGCGTCTCTCCGTCGTCGGGCACGGTAAGCGCCCAGACGCCGTCCTCGGCGGGCGGCATGGGAGGACAGAACTCGGACATGGAGCAGGTTTACGGGCCGCCGCTGCCCGCCTACTCCACCTGCGGCGACCTGTACCAGGACCAGGTGTCCTTCCACCACAGTCCCGCCGGCGGCACGGCCCTGGCGTACCCCGCCAATGACTACCACGCCACGTCCAAAGGCTCCATGGACGGCAGCCTCTTCTCCATGATCCCCGACTACAACCTCTTCCATCACCAGGGGGAGGTCAGCGTGATGGAGCACAAGCCCTTCCAGACTATGGACCCCATCCGGGTCAACCCTCCGCCCATCACCCCTCTGGAAACCATCCGAGCGTTCAAAGACAAGCAGCAAATCCACCCGGGTTtcatcggcggcggcggcggcggccagcaGCACGCTCCTTCCCACCACCCTCCCCCGCAAACTCTGACGCTCAAACCCATCCGGCCGCGCAAATACCCCAACCGGCCCAGCAAAACGCCCGTCCACGAACGTCCGCACGCCTGCCCGGCGGAGAACTGCGACCGGCGCTTCTCGCGTTCGGACGAGCTGACGCGCCACCTGCGCATCCACACGGGCCACAAGCCCTTCCAGTGTCGGATATGCATGCGCTCGTTCAGCCGCAGCGACCACCTGACCACGCACATCCGCACGCACACCGGCGAGAAACCCTTCTCCTGCGAGTTCTGCGGACGCAAGTTCGCCCGCAGCGACGAGAGAAAGCGACACGCCAAGGTTCACCTGAAACAGAAGGACAAGAAAGCGGCCGACAAGGGCAACGGAGTGCTCGGGAGCCACAGTTCCCCGCCCGGCTCCTGCGGAGGCCCCACCATGGGGCCCTCGTGA
- the bin3 gene encoding bridging integrator 3: MSWIPFKIGQPKKQIVSKTVERDFEREYDKLQKLEDQTKKLHKDMKKSTEADLAMSKAAVKISADLLSNPLCEQDQAFLESMTALDTAMKTMDSFNQEKVNQIQKTVIDPLKKYGAVFPSLNMSVKRREQTLQDYKRLQSKVEKYEEKEKTGPVMVKLHQAREELRPVKEDFEAKNKQLLDEMPKFYHSRIDYFQPSFEALIRAQVVYFTEMYKVFSELTDQIDRAGLTDEQRQRESEAKLNELRALSIVADD, translated from the exons ATGAGCTG GATTCCCTTCAAGATTGGCCAGCCGAAAAAGCAGATTGTCTCCAAAACT GTCGAAAGAGACTTTGAGAGGGAATATGACAAGCTCCAAAa GCTGGAGGATCAGACAAAAAAGCTTCACAAGGACATGAAGAAGAGCACGGAGGCTGATTTAG CCATGTCGAAAGCGGCAGTGAAGATCTCGGCTGACCTTCTGAGTAACCCGCTGTGTGAGCAAGACCAGGCCTTTCTCGAGTCCATGACGGCTTTGGACACCGCCATGAAGACGATGGACTCCTTTAACCAAGAGAAG GTCAACCAGATCCAGAAGACTGTTATCGACCCTCTCAAAAA GTACGGCGCCGTCTTCCCGAGCCTCAACATGTCCGTGAAACGTCGCGAGCAGACGCTGCAGGACTACAAGCGCCTGCAGTCCAAAGTGGAGAAGTacgaagagaaagagaaaaccgGGCCCGTCATGGTCAAACTGCACCAG GCCAGAGAGGAGCTGCGACCCGTCAAGGAGGACTTTGAGGCCAAGAACAAGCAGCTGCTGGACGAGATGCCCAAGTTCTACCACAGCCGCATCGACTACTTCCAGCCCAGCTTCGAGGCTCTCATCCGGGCGCAG GTGGTGTATTTCACGGAAATGTACAAGGTCTTCAGCGAGCTGACGGATCAGATCGACCGGGCGGGCCTGACTGACGAGCAGCGGCAGAGGGAGAGCGAGGCCAAGCTCAACGAGCTGCGCGCTCTCTCCATCGTGGCCGACGACTGA